In Mercenaria mercenaria strain notata chromosome 15, MADL_Memer_1, whole genome shotgun sequence, a single genomic region encodes these proteins:
- the LOC128548795 gene encoding uncharacterized protein LOC128548795 — protein sequence MEMTGKEAFFVALLFAMVNCQPDTHSYSADGSFMLGCSLIESTDEISQSNSLGTSLVDFTDTSMQSLDSSVESHDAVSPLNLGSSLVMTDTETDSVSDASEISLELGLSLDVIEYQSDQDDDPTDQHVMFTSTPKKAMIADNYYHVHAKLKPPKALNEYIASELTHGGEMKKKALDLSSIQQCKRKECKCGKDCKRKISMRDIYQFREMYWIKSKSERFSWLISVIKDAEQSGKSRMLYLTREVVVCTEAFIDILRISRGAYFKAVKLNKDNRMTIHLNEPRKQSKQTIEAIVWFQEYSQFYGDRMPHKEDVLLPYKSRKQDIYQSYKNEHKDFVSRSQFYRIWSDHFPHVKKVRVYIDV from the exons ATGGAGATGACAGGAAAAGAAGCGTTTTTTGTGGCACTGTTATTT gcTATGGTGAATTGCCAGCCAGATACGCATAGTTACAGTGCAGATGGGTCATTTATGTTAGGCtgcagtttgattgagtctacaGATGAAATTTCCCAGTCAAATTCACTTGGAACTAGTTTAGTTGATTTCACTGACACCAGCATGCAGAGCTTGGACAGTAGTGTAGAATCACATGATGCTGTTAGTCCTCTTAATCTTGGGAGCAGTTTAGTTATGACTGATACAGAAACGGACAGTGTGTCTGATGCTTCAGAAATATCTCTTGAATTAGGTTTATCTCTTGATGTTATAGAATATCAGTCAGACCAAGATGATGACCCTACAGATCAGCATGTAATGTTTACAAGCACACCAAAAAAAGCCATGATTGCGGATAATTATTATCATGTTCACGCAAAGCTAAAACCCCCGAAAGCATTGAATGAATACATTGCAT CTGAATTGACACATGGCGGAGAAATGAAGAAGAAAGCGCTTGATTTATCCAGCATACAACAGTGTAAAAGAAAAGAGTGTAAATGTGGTAAAgactgtaaaagaaaaatatctatGAGAGACATATATCAGTTTAGGGAAATGTACTGGATTAAATCAAAAAGTGAACGGTTCAGTTGGTTGATAAGTGTTATTAAAGATGCAGAACAGTCTGGGAAAAGTCGAATGCTGTATTTGACGAGGGAAGTAGTGGTCTGTACAGAAGCATTTATAGATATATTAAGAATTAGCAGGGGGGCTTATTTTAAAGCTGTGAAGTTAAACAAAGACAACAGAATGACAATTCATTTAAATGAACCAAGAAAACAATCAAAGCAAACAATTGAAGCAATCGTTTGGTTTCAAGAATATAGTCAGTTCTATGGTGACAGAATGCCACACAAAGAAGATGTATTGCTACCCTACAAATCTCGAAAACAAGACATCTACCAATCCTATAAAAATGAACATAAAGATTTTGTATCACGTAGTCAGTTCTACAGAATTTGGTCTGATCACTTCCCTCATGTTAAAAAGGTAAGAGTCTATATAGATGTTTAG
- the LOC123543812 gene encoding uncharacterized protein LOC123543812, translating into MDVKIRGHYKQLKKEHVDRQMLERAHYHGKRLSSEKEPSKYLSFIVDGMDQGKTSLPHFAGRPSKIINHADLLKTHVSGIVNHGQGKFSTYVDFNQYPHDPNLTINLILKTLKKVAEEQGNRLPKIFYLQADNCFRENKNRFVLGFLELLVTEQIFKEVYMSFLPVGHTHEDVDAAFSKISEKLKVKDAETIPQLVNIIPDSEELDNMFNVKTWLEPCFNDISQISKPLHFKFYNYDGTTRTCYKGIHTEPWQTLDFNVLAYTPKGQPDKLEPKYDKINIERVKRQVSALQNYFTHSTSYNWWIEFLNSLEREPAMKRYKWILKDLPRQTEQAEHTEIIDVPRHIEEMLEKEREIPKVIVKAKKKQTQTGQKNRVTGKTMGKSKTAGTAGTKERHKKSGKRRVLTQSKTVIIPVIDDSKRHIWLWILICMIDIAISLLILIVMILLTSLCTILRMLKYLNSIWQVTINMHTGQLHACVHEMKGMRFFRPLTVQYIESY; encoded by the exons ATGGATGTGAAGATAAGAGGTCATTACAAACAACTGAAGAAAGAACATGTGGACAGGCAGAT GCTAGAAAGAGCTCACTACCATGGTAAACGGTTGTCAAGTGAAAAAGAaccatcaaaatatttgtccTTCATAGTAGATGGAATGGACCAAG GCAAGACATCACTGCCACATTTTGCTGGAAGGCCATCGAAG ataataaatCATGCTGATTTACTGAAAACACATGTTTCGGGAATTGTGAACCATGGCCAGGGCAAGTTCAGCACATATGTGGACTTCAATCAATATCCGCATGATCCCAATCTCACCATTAATCTCATTTTGAAGACACTGAAGAAGGTTGCTGAAGAGCAG GGTAACAGACTTCCAAAGATATTCTATCTTCAGGCAGACAActgttttcgcgaaaataaaaacagatttgtcCTTGGATTCCTAGAGTTACTTGTTACTGAGCAGATTTTTAAAGAG gtgTATATGTCATTTCTCCCAGTTGGCCATACACATGAAGACGTAGATGCTGCATTTAGCAAGATCTCTGAAAAACTCAAAGTAAAGGATGCAGAGACAATTCCACAACTTGTGAACATTATCCCAGACTCAGAAGAACTTGATAATATGTttaatgttaaaacatggttgGAGCCATGCTTTAATGATATCAGTCAAATTTCAAAGCctcttcattttaaattttacaattatgATGGGACAACAAGAACATGTTATAAGGGAATACATACTGAACCATGGCAAACTTTGGATTTCAACGTGTTGGCATACACTCCGAAAGGACAACCAGACAAACTTGaaccaaaatatgacaaaattaaTATTGAGCGTGTGAAACGCCAAGTTTCTGCTTTACAAAATTACTTTACACACAGTACTTCATACAATTGGTGGATAGAATTTTTAAATTCCTTGGAAAGAGAACCGGCAATGAAGAGATATAAATGGATTTTAAAAGACTTGCCAAGGCAAACAGAACAAGCAGAACATACAGAGATAATTGATGTTCCTCGTCACATCGAGGAGATGTTAGAAAAAGAACGAGAAATACCAAAG GTGATAGTAAAGGCAAAGAAAAAGCAGACACAGACTGGTCAGAAGAACAGAGTAACAG GGAAAACCATGGGAAAGAGTAAAACTGCAGGTACAGCAGGAACAAAAGAAAGACACAAAAAGTCTG GTAAAAGAAGGGTTTTGACACAGAGCAAAACAGTAATAATTCCGGTGATCGATGATTCGAAAAGACATATATGGCTGTGGATTTTGATTTGCATGATAGACATTGCCATTTCATTGCTCATTCTGATTGTTATGATATTGCTGACGTCTTTGTGCACAATTTTGAGAATGTTAAAGTATTTAAATAGTATATGGCAAGTGACTATTAACATGCACACTGGACAATTACATGCTTGTGTGCATGAAATGAAGGGCATGAGATTTTTTAGACCACTAACTGTTCAGTATATAGAATCATATTAA